The Dermacentor variabilis isolate Ectoservices chromosome 4, ASM5094787v1, whole genome shotgun sequence genome contains the following window.
GATTTCGGTTTCTCCTGCAGAAACCACTGCATTGCCGGTCACAAAGAACAGAATGAAATCGTTCCAAGTCGCAAATTTGCGAGAACCACAACGGGCAACCAACCAGCATTACTTTCCCGTCGGTGGTGGGAGGCATACGCTTCGGGCTATAGCGTCGACGTAAACAGAGAtgttaaaacaaaaaacaaaaattgagAGAAGAATGTCAAGAAGGAAACACAGGTATGCCCTATCCAACCAGCGACCGTGAATTCGCAGCTGTCAGAAGCAGTCCTATAACTAATGTTGCGAAATGGTGTAAAAGCTCTTTGACGTCAGGCATATCCCACGCGCCGAATAAGTGTACATTAATAACGACGGGAGAATCAGAGGAAGAAATTCGCTTCCATAAAATAATACGTGCGTAACGAACGCGGCAAATGATAATGAAACGTGCCTCACAAAAGTATTTTGATAGTCGTTTCGACCACAAGAAAGCTTAAAATAAGAACAGCCACACCTGTATCGCGTCTTAAATACACTAGCTCGCTGACATTCTCGGGCAACACGGTTAATGACAATCACAGGGGAATCAGTAAGAGGAAGGTATTCCACAAACGAATGTGActcacacttctttttttcttctcgaaagTGGATTGTTCGAGCCCAACTGCACATATTTACTCGCGACGAATACCGTATTATATTTCACCAGCTGTCACTTACCTGcttcgcattttttttaaatattgtaatATCCAGTCATACGGTTTCCTATTTTCCCATGGTTTCATTATTTAATAAACAACAACACCGACGCTCTGTTGAGCATCGTGTCGAAGCAAGAGCATTTGAATGGTGAAAACCTAAAAGACTGAGCTCGAAGATGAAGAAGCATAGCCTTTAACCCATGAAATCCTTTATTTACGCGGGTCTGGTGATCCCATGAATGCGTCATTTCCTGTATTTTAttatagttattattattattatttttttttttttgcaaacaaccAACCACACGTACCACGTCAGCTCGCGTCTGGCAGTGGAAAACGGGGCAATTATATTTATGGAAAATAACTTTCTGAAGCCAAATCACCGCACACAAAAAAGGTTTCCTCCCCACTCTCTCCTCTCCGCGAGGGAGGACGCGCAAGTGTCGCCCAGATCTGTACGCATGCCAGATATCGGCGTACACACCTGGGAGATAGGAGAAAACGAGGGCGAGGCGTGCGTCCGCTTCAAACATGTGAACAAAGGTGGGGATCCTACAGATACCCCGTCGACAGAGTggcctattatatatatatatcctgcgtACTTGACTGACACGTGCCCTCACTTTGTTCACGTTCCGAGAAAATTTCCTTATTGAAGGTACTCTGTGAGCATACGAAATAGTCCCCCGTTGTTCAGGTGTCATAATGCGGCCAGCCAGAATGCTCCGTTTTCTGTCTTCCAATAACCACAAATAGTGGTTGCTTCTTCCGCAATCAGATTATAGGGTGCCTAACTACACAATTACTGTACCAATTAGTTACTGGGCCTGAATGATATTCCTTATCGTTTCCTAAAATTCCTTTTTATCATTCACCGTTCACACCCCACCACAACCGATGGTAACGTGTGCGCGGAGCGCCTCTCGGACCAGTTATGAACCGCTGTGAAAAGAAAAATTCCCAGAATCGAATAGTTACATTGCACCGGCCTGGCTCTTCGCTTTGTTCCTGTAGCTGCTGTTATTTGTGAGTTTCCTACAACTATACCCGGTTCTTGGCGCATCACCCATTAGAAggggtagagggggggggggggggcgtgcttaTTGTCAGCATAATAATGTGTACTGGTGAACCCAGCGCAAACTTGAGTCTCTGTCTTTTTGCTGAAATAATGCAGCTCGTCATTTACGTCGGAAACGATTCACTTCGCTTTCGTAAGCTCAGCCAAAAACCGGCACCGCAGGGCCGCGTGAGGAACAGATATGCGAGCACCCAGAGGTTCATGGCAAATTCGGACACTCGTATCTGGCGTTGAACGGCAGAGTCCACTTATGGCTGTCTTCTAAATAATCTTGAATGTGCACAACGTTATTACAAAAGAGCGTGGCGCGTTGGGGTCTTTTTAGATATTTGGCAGGGCGAAACGATTTTACTGATACACAACGAGCTAATAAGTAAACCCGAATTAATTGAAATGTATGTACTTTTTAAAGCTTTCTCTGAGAGAAATACTATACTTGTGCAACAGCACCAAACCAACTCATTAAAAACACTGCCCTTGAAAGCGTAACACTGTGTTATCTCTTGCTCTTTAATGTCGCTGTCTCGCAACGGCTCACATTGAAGAGAGGCACAGGTGCTTTTCAGGCTGTTGCAAGCGGGTATACGAAACGCAACTGTTGCCACAGCCCTTAGGCTTTCGAACAGCTGCATATCTATACCGGCCCGAAAGTCGTTAAACGGTCCCCGTTGTAGACGCTTGCTTCAGTTTCACGGACTCGCTAAAAGTACGCGTAACTGTGAGCCAAACATTGCTGTGTGGCTACGAGTTACTTAACGTCCAGGACGTTATAGTCCTGCCCGGGCCTTTCGGCAGCTGACCGGATTAACGCGCTCCTTATCATGTGGGGGCCGCGGCGAGCTCCCGATGCTCGGTGCGTGGATAAAGTATCCATATCTCTCCACTGGCTCACATTGCGGAAAGCTGAAATGGGCGCTTCCTGGAAATGCTATGCAACCAAGGCTCCGTGTAGCGCTTGAGAAACTAGGTATAGATAGTCGCCCCGCCCAACACAGAACGTTTTGCTAGCATTAGTGAAAGCACAGGTGAGCGCAGCTCGTCACACAATCCACTGGTATGGGCGCGTCGGCACGTTTACAAAGATAGCAGCCATGAAACGTCCGCATTGTTATACAAGCAAAACTCTGCACAACTTCTTTATATGTGTGGGCGATACGGGGATTAAAAACGCTGGCTTCACGCGATGAAAGGCTTTGCCTCAATTTGTGGACTGGTCGGGCCACGCAAAAAACGTCCGCAATCGCGTATTTATTCGGCAGACACGAGAAAGTGCGTGCTGAGCATTTTAGGCGTGCCTCAAGAGAAGGTTTGGCGACACTGCGTACGACGTTGGCGCGACTGATGTGTCGGTGCGCATTCCCGGCTCTCATCAACTCGTAATAGTCAACTGGCAGCTGGTACGTACAAGACGTGTCGCCGCCTCTACCCGACGTTCTCTTGATCAACAGCGTTTGCCTCGGAAGCTGCAGCCAGATCTGAGGCGATGCTAGATGCGTGCGCGACGAAGTCGCCACGGAAGGAATTCACGACTACTGGTAACATGCCGCCGCGTTCTCAGTATGCACGCGTTTTCGCGCACTTACTTACCCAGTAGTGGGCCAGGGTGTTGATCTGGAAAGTTCGCACGATCATCTCGTCGGGCAGGTCGAGAAGCCGCTTGCCAGACACGACGCCGGCGTTGTTGACGACGATGTCGACGCGACCGACCTCCTCGCGGACCCGGGCCGCGGTCTCGTACACCGTCTTGCTCTCGGCCACGTTGCACACGTAGGGCCAGGCCTTGCCGCCGGCTTCGCGGATCAGGCGCGCCGTTTCCTCGTTGCCCGCCCGGTCAATGTCCCAGAGCACTAGGCGCGCCCCGCGCTGCGCGAACCGTAGCGAAAGCAGGCGCCCGATGCCGCTGCCGGCGCCCGTCACCAGCACCGTCTCGCAGGCCACGCTCTTGCGGTGCAGGTACTTGCGCGGCACCAACTTCATCACGATCGCCTCGACGATGTAGTACAGCACGAGAAACAAATTGTACGCGATGTGCCACACCTTGTTGCCCGATACCTCCATGGTGCCGGCTGATCCTCTTCGCTCTCCAACGAGACTGCTGTTGCTACACCACACCCCCGAGTACGTACTCACTCGGAGTTCCAGAGAACGGCCCAACTCGACCGCTAGCTCCGTCGGCGTTTGCTTCCCCTGTCTGTTCGTTCACGGCCCGACGCCGCGCACGCTGTGATGAACTTGGCAGCTGAGAGCCCCTTTCCGTCGAAATACGCTGTCTCCCTCTCAATCACGTTctttcttccctctctctctcgcacgtCACAACGGGTCCCGTACGGAGCAGGAAACTTTCTCGCCACTGTCGCCTCTCGCCTTCCCTTTGTCACCTCCCTTCCCCCACCATTGGCAACTGGAGGGAATGCTGTTTTGCCTCGGCCACCGAGGGAGTGAAACTCTTTTCTCCCTCCCTCTTTGACTGCCAAACTCTTTCTCGTCCACTGGGCATTGCCTTCTCCCTCCGTACTACCGCTACTACGCTACTACGGTCTCCCAATCCTTCTCCCTCGGGGGACGAAGGTTGTTCACTCGTTCGCCGGGTTCTTGCAGTCGTTCCGTTGTCAAGTTCGGGGTGGCAGCTTGCGCGTTTCGCGCATCTCGCTTCTCTGATTTCTTCGCCCTGTAGGCGATGGCAGCAGCGGAGACCGGCGGCCGTTACCAACGTTGTCACGCGCTTGTTGCTTCCCAAGCGGATGCGAAAGTTCCAGACACTTATCTGTCACTCTCTCAACTCTCCCCCTTTTCGACACTCCCACCTATTGCTATCATTCCTTTGTCGTAACCAGCACGTCTCCTCTTCCTGTCTGTTCGGTGTGTACTTTCCTCCTCGGAACCACCAATTTGTCTCGCCCCCTTTCCCCGCCTTTATCGCTCCCTCCGCTCTTTCGTCGCaccgacttttttctttttcgcagccTCGTCAAGCGACTTGCCGTCAGTGGCAGCTCGCGGCTCTCTTTACGTGATTTCCTTCGAGCATCGAGGCATTCGAGAAAGCTGTCGGAGGAAATCCGCGTTCACTGTTACAGGCTTCCAAGTTCCAGCCTTTTTAGCtatagggaagggggggggggggagggtcctTGCAAAATAGCGTGAGTCAGCTGTTCCTGGTAGGCATTTTCCTGTGTATGGTGTTCCAACAGTTACATCGCGttccaaataaaaaaagaaaggaatcacGTAAATTTTTCCTAGCCCGTAACAGGAAGCGGCCTATCATTTCGCCAAAGCTTAATTACTTACCTATCTCAAAATGCCTGACGGAGTTTCTTTGTGGGGCATAGAGTAAGAAGGACTTAATACAAGTTATAGAAATCAAAGTAAAAACATAAACAACATGTTCTTTATGCCGGGCATTAGCTCTCTGACGTATCAGCGACCAACGACACATTACAAATCTAAGGTTCTCTCGTGTAagaaaaagtaagtaagtaaggaagtaagtaagtaagtaagtaagtgagtgagtgagtgagtgagtgagtgagtgagtgagtgagtgagtgagtgagtgagtgagtgagtgagtgagtgagtgagtgagtgagtgagtgagtaaagtaagtaaagtaaataagcaaacaaataaataaatgtctgcGTACTCCTACGAATCACCTGATCTGACTTTGCCCCTCCTTCATTCACTGTGCCTCCATTATGGCCCCGTCAAACCATAACGTAGCCTCCTTACTATGGTTGGCAGTTCGGTGAGCTGTGCGCTAATGAAGCACCAGCATTATGCATACCTCTGGGATTACGAGGGTTGTGGCGCTATTATTTCTAGGCAAAAAGGTTCTGAAACCGAGGGCCCTTCGCACAATAAATGCTCTCCCTCTCTCCTCAGTCGACGCGTCTCACTAGAGGAGACGTGCAGGCGACGTCCATATTCGTACCTGCCAGATATCGGCGAGCGCGCCTCGGAAGTTGGGGGaggctaaagcccctgcatccacgcgccaccgccgcttctcggcggaaacgtgtaacctggtcggcggaaacgtgtatggggGGGCTTTGGGAGAGGCGAAGGCCAGTGGCGTGTCCACTTTGAAAACACCTCCGCACTCTCCAGGGGACAAAAGTGGGGACCCCGTAAATATTTCGCATTCCACTCTATCGACAATGGGTCGAGCGCAGAATGTTTACAACGGCCCATCGTGCCCACTAACCAGCTGGCATGGACTCGTGATGTATCCTGCACGAGAGGCGAAATTGTCCTACTGGAACTGATCACTATTGTATATTCTGTAAATATACCAAGTAGTATACTTTGTGGAATAGCACATACTTATATATAGTAAATCTAGGACAGCAGACATAATTTTCGGGTAACTTGCTTTCAACTaaactttctctttcttttatttttcttgccctTCTCTTGTGGCTGCTCAGTTGCATGTCCTCGCAGGTGCAGCCAgcctcttcctttcttcctttgcaACAGCCACAAATAGTAGTGGCTTTTTCCAGATTAAGGTACAAGATGGCGCCGCCGTCGCGGCTCATACGTGTTGTTCCCGCTTAAATCTTtaaacatgttctttttttttttgcacagtatACATATTCAAAATATTTCGCGTCAATCTAATGTTCTCCCTTCATTTGCGCCACCATTCTGCCAGCACGTCTTACTAGTCTCTGCCATCAGATTCATTTATAACGTTCCCCCAGTTCTCCTCAAAGCTCGAGCCCTCCGGCAGGCTATATATAAGTCCACATATATTTCGCGATAGAACTATGTTTTGAGACCACAGGGGGAAAGAGCGATGCAGGGATTTGCTGGGTAACAATCTCTCCTTCGTTCTTGAGAGAGAGGaagcaagggtaggaaaggcagggaggtcaaccagaacagcatccggtttgctaccctacactgggggtgggggaaaggggaatagaaagaggaagaaagggagagagtaagtactgagtacgtgtgggagggacagcgTACACAAtcacactataagcggtctcttaagcccgttCTTGAATTGTCAATTAAAATATACCTGTCCAGTTCAGGTATACCGTAACCGTGCTCTTTTCAATTATTATCAATGTAAACTACGTGTATTTGCAAACAAAGAAATGTTATTGTGAAGGAAATACGGTGTCGTCGAGAAGAATCAAACAACGTACCCAAGGATCACTCTACCTATTAAATGCTCTTAACGTGTGACGACAAGCTCTCAATCTGACTGCCAAAAATCACGCAAATGATCATTTGCAAAAATATTCTGCGAATGCGTTAGAACAGCATTTCCAACAAAAATACTCTGGCCCACCAGACTAGTACAACAAGGTATTGTTCCCATTCAACAGCTAGCTTCGTAGTTTGCCACCACCAAACAACTCTGCGAGGATTAGGCTACTATCAAATGGCAGCAATACATTCCCTCACAGTGGCGGTATGTGTTGGGGTTGGGGAAACTATGACATGAAAATTTCGGAGGTATTCTTGGAGAGCTTTGTGAACTTTATGCCTTTGTGTTTTCTGTGGTAGCGCTTTTAGAGAGAGAAATATAATCTATGGACCAAAGTTTTTCGTTGAAAAGCGGCCTTGCCGGGCAGTAGACTTACAATTGGTCCGTTACGCTCAGAAAAATCCACTATCCACCCTGTTCCCGTAAATGGAGCTGGACTGGTGTCTACTTCAGCCATTACTTCACGCAGAACAATAAGCgataagaagggggggggggggaggggtgctggAAGACAAGGTAAAGCGTGAAGAGAGACGTGATGCAACACAGATAACAGCGTCGCCTTGTTTTCCAACAGCCATGCCAAATAGAAGTGCTCTTgtggaaatgtttttttttttttcagatacatTCTTTGTTCTGCCACCGAAAAACGCTTCATCCCCCTGGGAACAGCTCCCCTATTG
Protein-coding sequences here:
- the LOC142579546 gene encoding epidermal retinol dehydrogenase 2 isoform X1; this encodes MEVSGNKVWHIAYNLFLVLYYIVEAIVMKLVPRKYLHRKSVACETVLVTGAGSGIGRLLSLRFAQRGARLVLWDIDRAGNEETARLIREAGGKAWPYVCNVAESKTVYETAARVREEVGRVDIVVNNAGVVSGKRLLDLPDEMIVRTFQINTLAHYWVVKAFLPDMMAANHGHIVSIASLAGLGGVCRLTDYCGSKFAAVGFQESLAMEMATEGCTGIRFTTVCPFFINTGMFAGVEPGVFGFLRPEYVADETIEAVLRDKPLLIMPRVFYSLVALKTILPVSAIVALSRGLGGFEVMDKFIGRGIAAKA
- the LOC142579546 gene encoding epidermal retinol dehydrogenase 2 isoform X2, whose amino-acid sequence is MEVSGNKVWHIAYNLFLVLYYIVEAIVMKLVPRKYLHRKSVACETVLVTGAGSGIGRLLSLRFAQRGARLVLWDIDRAGNEETARLIREAGGKAWPYVCNVAESKTVYETAARVREEVGRVDIVVNNAGVVSGKRLLDLPDEMIVRTFQINTLAHYWVVKAFLPDMMAANHGHIVSIASLAGLGGVCRLTDYCGSKFAAVGFQESLAMEMATEGCTGIRFTTVCPFFINTGMFAGVEPGVFGFLRPEYVADETIEAVLRDKPLLIMPRVFYSLVALKTIVPAGVLLIAARLMNTQKAMIHYYGRS